The window AACTCATTACTGTAGGGGGTCGTCGAGAAGGGCACCGCACCCCAACCTCAGCAACGTGCAGGACCTCTTCCCAGTTGCACGGGCACGTTTGGCAGCAAGTGATACGGTGTGTAGCTGGACAGTTCTTTTCGAAGCGGTTGAGATGGCAGCGGCTGTACGGATCCTGCAGTAAGCAGCGCTGGTGGTGCGCTGCGGTCCACGCAGACCTAACCTGCTTACAGATGGAGACTAGCAGGTGCGCGAGTTTCATTGAATCGAATCGTCCCCTCTGGGAAGTTGCGAATTTGGGCACGTGGCAGCACTCCGGAGAGCCCTGTTCAAAGTCGAACTCGCTAACTATCGGTAACGCGATGCCGGCGATGCACGACGACTTAGCGGCCGAGGAACTGGCCTGGTGTGAGTGCGCTTTTTCGTACTAGGCGCTCGATCATTCTTTTAATTCCACAGTAGCTTGTACAAGGCAGGCAGAAGCTTCACGTGGTTAGTCGCTAAACAGtgacgcagaaaaaagactGAGCGCTGTGGTCTGAACTCAGGGTAAGCACTGGAACGGGCGAGTGCAATAAATTAGGAGTCCTCTGGAACTCCGTGTCAGTTTTGTAATACTGGCACCTAGCATGTGCACACAGTGCACAAAATTTGTACGGGGAACGCTACGCGCACGCGCCATCAACGCACAGCGTGGTCGCTGCCACCGCTTCCAAATGCGTAGCGAGGCGTATGACGATAGTCTATTTTCAGGCGTCGCATGTCGGGACACGGATCATTGCCTCCGGtccccgcgcagcagctgtccGCGAGCTCTTTGCACGGAGAGTGGCAGACCCATGGTCCGTGCAGCTCAGTCGCCCTGAAGTGGCATACACGCGCCCCTGTCAGGTTCATTTAACGCAAAAAACTCCAAGGGTATCGCGATACTCCAGCCTACGAGTGCCATCATGCTCTACGAAGCACTTGGGGGCGCGCAGTGGGCCGCCTACACTTCGATTGCGGAAACAAACGCACTTCTGTGGAGTGCGCACGTCAATGCTTCGGTGCTGACTCTTCAGAGTTCTGTACGGAAGCttctcctgctgctgccagGTTGTCCGGCCTCTGCCGTGCCGCTTCTTTTGAATCAGCCGCGGAATCCGATCCAGTAGAACGCGAAACGGCATCCTGACTGCCGTCCGCTGCTACGTCAGCCTGGAAAGCAAACAGAGACACTCCACGTGACACTTAGCTTGAAGGAACTCGCTCCAGTGTTCCCTGGTCCGTGCGAAACGCCGCAGGCCTGCCAGGCTCCATGTGCCCGTGGATGGAGTCAACGCCTATGCGAGGAGTGTTCGCTATACAAACAGGTCAATGAGCTGGGTCTTAGGATCCACAACGCCGCACTAAGGACCAAAGTATCGCCGCTGCGATTAGCGTGACGCTACAATTCAAAGCATGGGGGGTCCGCGCCAGATTCAGTGCGTGAGAGACACGCAGTTCGCGACGAGATtgtccgcaggcgcgacgaaCCGAGAGGCTCGTCTCAGACGGCAGAACTGGACCAGCGCTGGAGGTTGCTGTTGTGCCCGGAGTGCCAAATGTTATAACCCTGAAACCCCAAACGCCAGGAGGACGAGACTTACGTGTGCTGACGCACAGATCACTGTCGCTGCCAGCGCACGAACGTTCGGCGCCCCGACACCCACGACGCGAGCCGAACCCGTGGCTGCCGCAAAGAGGCCGACGGGATGTGGAAAGAATGTGAAGTTTCCAGGGATTTGTGGCTGCCAGTCCTTCTGGTCCCCAGTCTGTCTGTTGGCGAGCGGCGTCATCCGCTCCTTCAGAGAAGAACAAACCTGATCCGCTTCCAGCTGAGACAGACTCACGAGTTGTTCCGCGAGCCACCTGACCTTCGGGCTGCACTGTGGACGCAGTCGCGGTCTTCGTTCGAAGTCCGGGGgagcctcctccgcaggaGCCGAGGAGGATCCCGACGCACAGGCCCAGCCTCGAAATTGGATGCGGGCTGTGGCGCTCGAGGCACGCGGCGTGACAGTGTCGCTTCCATGTAGCAGAGAAGGCCTTTCTGCTGCGAAACAACCCAGCCGACCAGGACCAAGGCTCGTCGCACTGGACTGCCTCTGCAACCCAGGCGGCGGGAGCTGGCTTCGTGGGAAGCGAGCGCttcccgcggcgcgtctgctctTCGGCCACCCCCCGGCGCCTTGGAGCACTTGGCGACTGTGGAGAGTTCCGCTCAAAGCGCCACGGCCTATATACGAAGAGGAagtcgcggcgacgaagaggtgAAAATCCGCACGCATTGTTGGACACATCCGTTTCAACCCTGGCCTCTCGTGTCAGTGACGCGTAGCCTTACCGGCGCCTCGGTTGGCGGGGAAAGGCAGTGCAAAGCACAAATGGCACGCCACAAAACGAATCCGAGTACCCCAGCAAGCAGTAGGCATTGAGCAAGTCAGCACGGGTTTATGAACAAATCGTCCCTCTCACGTGAACGACTTCGATTCAGCCACGTTTTTATTTGTACGTTTGCGCGTGCCAACCGGATAGGGCGTCAACGTGTCGTAGACCGCATCCCACCTGGTCACATGAAGCCGCCACGTTGATGTTCACTCCTTTACGTTGGACTTTTACAAGGGCATCCAGAAGAACATGGGCAGATGATCCTCACCGGAGAGCCCAAAGATCGCCGATACGTCCAGCGCACGTCTCtcaggccgccagcgcgtcgccggaCACGGAAATGGAGACGACTGGCTACATGCAGGAGCACCTCACGCCTGCAAAGAATGTGACAGGAAAAGGCAGTTGTGCGACGAATGTTGACGTGTACGAATTTGGGAAGATGATTTCCACGGAAAGATCCTCGAGCGTTCTGCGCCTagtctctgcatgcagctgcatgcgaagTAGGGCACGACGGCAATGGCAAAGCTTCAAGTTCGCTGGTGACCACAAGCCGCCTCATCCAGGCCGCCTCATCCAGGCCGCCTCATCCGAGATCGCCATTCCGAGTTTCTATTGCTTCTGCGACAGGCAACTGTTAACAGTTAGAATCTTACACGTACGCCAAACACtcaacacacacacactcaTGCTGAGTCTTGGTCGAGGAATTGGTCAGGCACTTACTGTCCTGCCTCCATAATACATTTTTGTAAAGTTGCCGGTATCTGCCAACGCTGGTGGACTGTTTCCGTGTTTTCCAGCACACATCTGCGTACGTTCCTTCCCTGGTAAATTTGTTCCTTGAAAGGGTTCGGCTTCTTCAATTGAGCAGTCTCGCATGAGTCCCGGTGGCCGAAGGTTGTCATGCTACGTTCAGCCCAAACGGAGGCAGAGCGATGTGCTGAGGTGATCGCATGCCCCGTTTCTGTTTCACTCGATTTCACTCAAGTGAAGTCTTCCCTAGTTAGGTCTGGTAAGGAGCAACCAGGATTGGCCAGGCTTCAGGCCCCCAGGCGTTTCCGTGTCACCCACGCATCTGGAGGACACGGCTTGTAAAAAGGGACTAATCTGCCGCCGATTTTTTTGGATCTTTGTGAACAAGAACATATTAAACGAGGGCAGCGCCCATAGCCGTTGGTgttgctgcgtcgccgcatgTGGTAGCGCGGTCTGACGTTTCGAGCTGTAGCGTATGGCAGTAACCGCTGGCCGGCACCGGCAAACCGAAGACCAGCAATTTGATTAGCTCAGACCACTGATGTTGGATGTAGATTCACGCCGGTTAGCTTCATTGGGATGCGACTCCACAACACCTCCAGCGACGTTATCACATCGTGCTAGCTCATCCGAATGTGGCATACTGCACAGAGAGACTGCATTCGGCTTTAAGTCGTCGCGAGCCCGCGGCCATGGTACGAGTAGAGACAGTATTGGTGTCGATCGGCAGCCTCATTCAAATGAGAAAAGAATCAGTGAATTCCTCAACAGAAGGAGTTCCAATCTTCGCTGAGGAGTACCGTGCGGGGAGCTTGTGTATTAAGCCAGTGTGCGATACATACAGACGCCAAACCTTTCTCAATACCACACAGGTCGTTCCTGCCGACCACCGTTTCAAACGGATCGCATCACCTTCGTTTTCAGAAAACGTCGAACACGATTCTGGAAGCTTTATTCATGCTGCTTGGTCCAGTAGGTCCTTGTTACCGTGAAGAACTGGGTTTCAGCAGCGTGTTGGTGGAGAGGCATCAAGCGTTAGCAACGGCGAACGCCTTAATCCGCGTAGCTCCGAACCGATcaaaggagagagacgcacgcagcaAGCAATGAGGAAAGGCCTAGCAAAATAGGGAGCAGGGGGTGAGCCTGCGGGGCACATCGGCTGACTGAAACCACAGCATGTCCTGCTACACGAAAGAGTTTTCTGCAAGCATACGCAAAAACAGGagtcgcatgcatgcggcaaTTCAGAAGCGGTGCGCCTGTTGCCAGTTGCGTGGTCAAGATACGCATTGGCGGCGTGGGATGCAGGGTGACACCTACAACGACAGCACCGGCACAGCTTAGGATGGTGACTCTGGGCTGAGCGCAGTTACAGGACATCCATGATTTCCGCTTCAGCGAGCTCCGGAGAGTCAAAATAGCCGTGGCCATTTTTCTCGCCTGTGAGAACAATCCAACGCGACAAAAAGGGTAGCTACCCAACCTTCTTTGTTCACGTGTTTCGAGATCGTTTAAAGCGGAGGACCTCATTAA is drawn from Besnoitia besnoiti strain Bb-Ger1 chromosome VI, whole genome shotgun sequence and contains these coding sequences:
- a CDS encoding hypothetical protein (encoded by transcript BESB_069480) → MRADFHLFVAATSSSYIGRGALSGTLHSRQVLQGAGGWPKSRRAAGSARFPRSQLPPPGLQRQSSATSLGPGRLGCFAAERPSLLHGSDTVTPRASSATARIQFRGWACASGSSSAPAEEAPPDFERRPRLRPQCSPKVRWLAEQLVSLSQLEADQVCSSLKERMTPLANRQTGDQKDWQPQIPGNFTFFPHPVGLFAAATGSARVVGVGAPNVRALAATVICASAHVSLVLLAFGVSGL